The sequence below is a genomic window from Pongo abelii isolate AG06213 chromosome 12, NHGRI_mPonAbe1-v2.0_pri, whole genome shotgun sequence.
TGAACATTAAAGTAATTGTCTTTCTTTGGGCTTCAATTTTCCCATCTCTCATAGGAGGAGCTGAACCAAACAATCCCCAAAATAGCTTCCACCCTTAACCTTTTTAGAAGTCTTGTTTTAATAGAAGATAACAGGGAAATGGTCACAGTTTACCCAGGTCCATTCCCTCCTCCTTATCACAACTTATACCACCACCCTACTGCACACCTCCTTTCTCAGCATTGCTGCTGTCCTTAAAATGCCTTTAACTCCGCAAGAGAGTGTGTTGTTAATGTTGGCTCAAGGTCCTTCCTGGTGAGTGGCCAACATTGTTTTGCTCCTTGCAGGGGTCCCACCAATCTTGTTTGCTTCTGCAGAGCCTCAGCCTGCCTGGAAGATGCCGAGATCGTGCTGCAGCCGCTCGGGGGCCCTGTTGCTGGCTTTGCTGCTCCAGGTCTCCATGGAAGTGCGTGGCTGGTGCCTGGAGAGCAGCCAGTGTCAGGACCTCACCACGGAAAGCAACCTGCTGGTACGTGGGCCATGACTGCTATCTTGGCTTAGACATTAGATGGGACTGGAGCTGGGAAAGCTCAAAAGAAAAGGGTGTGGGGAAAGGGAAATTCATTCCCAGTGATAGGCGTGATTCAACCCAGGGCAGGAGCGAAACTTTGCAGTGAAGTAAGAAATGGGAGAAAGAATGAGGGAAGGAAGCAGCTTCAGGGAGAGGGGTTGAGTCCACAATTTCTGCTTGATTATCCTTACTTCTTGCCCCACCTTCTATGGAGACCTTGAACCCTTTAAGCTAGAGATGGTGCTATAAGAGCAATAATGGACCCCTCAATCTATTCTGTACTTTAAATCTTTAGCTTCCCAAACTATTCCTTTTTAAGAAGCTCATATCACTTGCCATTCTCATTCCATATTTCTTACCCTTTTATCTACTACTGGTTGCAAAACCAGCCAGGTAGTTCCTCAAATCATCTCTGGAAGAAGGAAAAACCAggggactttttgttttttttctttaattggtGCCAAATGTCTCATGTTTCTTCTGGAAGACTGGCCTTCTGCCGTGTTCCTCTACAGTCTTTCCAGAGCATGTGAAGGCCCTTTGTGTCAGGCAGGAGCTCCCTCCAGGTCACCACAGGGTGTACGTATCTGCCtgtggggtgggtgtgtgtgtgtgtgtgtgtgtgtgtgtgtgtgtgtgtgtgtgtgttggggggcatAAATGAGTAATGATGCCAAATCCAGAGATTAAAAGGCACACTGAGACCAGGCGagatggctcatggctgtaatcccagcacttttagatgctaaggtgggaagattgcttgagcccagggactcaagacaagcctgggcaacatagtgagaccccctacttctacaaaaaataaaaaaattagccagatgtggtggcatgtgcctgtagtcctagctacttgggaggttcacttgaggccaggagtttgacgtcacagtaagctatgatcacaccattgcactccagtctgggtaacagaatgggaccttgtctcaaaacaaaacaaaacgaaacaaacaaacgaaaaaactCCCATACTGTTAGTGTCAGTGACTGGGATTTTAATCTTGTTGCCGTCACCTGGCAGGTGCTGAGGGTGGAATGTACATAACTACATTCTGTGTATTTTGTCAATGCAGAAACTGAGTTAAGGTGAAGAGAGAATGAGGTCCTCAAAGACACAGACCAGTTTTCATGTGTAATATAAAATAGAAACGAAGAGCCCAGGGGATTCTGTGAGTTCCAGTTTAGAAAGACCCAAGAGTCTCTTGACTTGAGACACCCACAGCACAGCTCACCAGGGAGGGTGCACTGAACACAGTCAGGACCCATGGGTTCTAGACCAGTTGTGAGCTGTGGGATCTTGACCAGGTCCTATCACCACTCTGAGTCTCCTGTTTCACTATCTGTCCAGGGGaggggagtgtaaattagttttttCCATTGTTAATGTTCCACAGAGTTGTAATTCTGAACACCTGGAGTAGGCAATGTCCAGCTCAACAGAGTGGATAGGatccttttattttctcctttgctgTTCCCAAGAAAGACAGCAGCCAGTGagcttttcatctttttatcacTGAAAACTCAAGGCTGCAGCCTATGCAGCCATTTTCCTAAGCTAATATGTACCACAATTGAGTCCTCTAGGGACAAGGAGCAGAGACACAGGTTCCACAGACAGTGCAATGGAAATAACGCTAGCTTTCCACCCCTCCCTCCAGCCGGAATGAGGTTACAGGGAAATGAGCTTGCACCAGAGCTCACTGGTGGATCTCTCAGAAATCAGCTCAGAAGTCGTGAAAGAACCAAGGTGCAGTTTTGGAGGCTTAGTGCAGAGATGGAGCTGGGGTAGGGCATAAAGTACGTTTTCCATCACTGAGGTAAGGTTgaggcattattttttatttttatttttttgagacggagtcttgctctatcacccaggctggagtgcagtggcacgatctccactcactgcaagctccacctcccaggttcacgcaggTTGAggcattattaaaaatatgtttaaaaatatgggCCCTAGTAGCCAGACTTCTATCACCTGGAGAGATTATCCCCCGAATTTCAGCCCCACTCCTCTTCTGGACTTGAATTAAACCATATGTATGTattcaatattctttttatttatttatttttttgagacggagtcttgatctgttgccctggctggagtgtggagagcagtggtgtgatcttggctcactgtaacctctacttcccgggttcaagcggttctcctgcctcaggctccagagtaggagggattacaggcgcccgccaccacacccagctcatttatttatctatactagagatggtatttcaccatagttggccaggctggtcttgaactcctgacctcatgtgatctgccagccttggcctcccaaagtgctgggattataggtgtgagccaccgtgcccagacctCAATATTCATTAAGTGCCAACAACTACCACCCGTCTGCCTTTCTTGGAGCCACTCGTTTATGTCAGGCATATAACAGTAAGACTTTGGTCCTGTTCACAAAAGCTAGGGGTGGCTAGATGGCTAGACAAaccatggaatgggatgggaagtGTGTTGCAGTTGCCAGGCAGAAGCATGCAGGGGATGGGACAAAAGAGGCGGTGGCAAGATCTTAGATGCCCACGAGTGCCAAGAAAGCAGGTGGGCAGACCTGCTCTGTAGGAAGGCCTCGACGCTTGACACGCCCGACACTGTGCCCTGTGTCCTCGGCACGTGGCGAGGGCCGCCAGGGCCTAGGCGCAGTGACGGGCGCGGCGGCCGGGCCGGGGTGCAGGGCACGGGCTGCCCTCATGCCCTCGCGTCTTCCCCCAGGAGTGCATCCGGGCCTGCAAGCCCGACTTCTCGGCCGAGACTCCGGTGTTCCCAGGCAATGGCGACGAGCAGCCTCTGACCGAGAACCCCCGGAAGTACGTCATGGGCCACTTCCGCTGGGACCGATTTGGCCGCCGCAACAGCAGCAGCGGCAGCGGTAGCGGCGCAGGGCAGAAGCGCGAGGACGTCGCAGCGGGCGAAGACCGCGGCCCACTGCCTGAGGGCGGCCCCGAGCCCCGCAGCGATGGCGCCGAGCCGGGCCCACGCGAGGGCAAGCGCTCCTACTCCATGGAGCACTTCCGCTGGGGCAAGCCGGTGGGCAAGAAGCGGCGCCCGGTGAAGGTGTACCCCAACGGCGCCGAGGACGAGTCGGCCGAGGCCTTCCCCCTGGAGTTCAAGAGGGAGCCGACCGGCCAGCGGCTCCGGGAGGGAGATGGCCCCGACGGCCCTGCCGATGACGGCGCCGGGGCCCGGGCCGACCTGGAGCACAGCCTGCTGGTGGCGGCCGAGAAGAAGGACGAGGGCCCCTACAGGATGGAGCACTTCCGCTGGGGCAGCCCGCCCAAGGACAAGCGCTACGGCGGTTTCATGACCTCCGAGAAAAGCCAGACGCCCCTGGTGACGCTGTTC
It includes:
- the POMC gene encoding pro-opiomelanocortin, yielding MPRSCCSRSGALLLALLLQVSMEVRGWCLESSQCQDLTTESNLLECIRACKPDFSAETPVFPGNGDEQPLTENPRKYVMGHFRWDRFGRRNSSSGSGSGAGQKREDVAAGEDRGPLPEGGPEPRSDGAEPGPREGKRSYSMEHFRWGKPVGKKRRPVKVYPNGAEDESAEAFPLEFKREPTGQRLREGDGPDGPADDGAGARADLEHSLLVAAEKKDEGPYRMEHFRWGSPPKDKRYGGFMTSEKSQTPLVTLFKNAIIKNAYKKGE